A stretch of DNA from Streptomyces gobiensis:
CGCCGGAGAGCTGGTCCGGGTAGCGGTCGCCGTATACGGAGGGGTCGAGGCCGACCAGTTCGAGCAGTTCGGCGGCGCGCTCGCGGCCCTTGGCCCGCCGCCAGCCCAGCAGCTGCGGAACGGTCGCGGTGTTGTCCAGGACCGTCTTGTGCGGGAAGAGACCGACCTGCTGGATGACATAGCCGATCCGGCGGCGCAGCTTCACCGGATCACTGGCGGCGATGTCCGCACCGTCCAGCAGGATGCGCCCCTGGGAAGGGTCGGTCAGCCGGTTGACCATCTTCATCGTGGTCGTCTTGCCGCATCCGGACGGCCCGACGAGCGTCACCAGCTCGCCCTTCGCCACCTCGAAGGACAGATCGTCCACGGCGATGGTGCCGTCGCCGTAGCGCTTGGTGACGTGCTCAAACCGGATCATCGCGCCATTGTGTCAGTGCTGGGGATTGTCAGTGCTGAAGGTTAGGGTCGCGGGCGTGACTTCGAAAGGATGTCTGAGCGCCAACGACTGGGTCTGCGGAGAATATGTCCGCAGCCGTGGTGAGGAGCTGGCCGACGCGACGGTGCAGCATGTGGGGATCACCGCCGTCTCCGTGCTGCTCGGGCTGCTGCTCGCCTTTCCGCTGGCACTGCTCGCGCGCCGCTGGCGAGTGGCGGCCGGGCCGGTGCTGGGGATGACCACCGTGCTCTACACCGTGCCGTCGCTGGCCATGTTCGCGCTGCTGATGCCGGTCTTCGGGGTCTCCGTGTCGGTGGTCATAGGCGGTCTGGTGCTCTACTCGCTGACCGTGCTCGTACGGAACATCCTCGCGGGTCTGGAGGCCGTGCCCGCCGAGGCGCGGGAAGCGGCGCGGGGCATGGGGTACGGCCCGGGAAGGCTGCTGTTCAGTGTTGAACTGCCGCTCGCGGTGCCCGCGTTGATGGCCGGGGTGCGTATCGCGACCGTGTCGGCCGTCTCCCTGACCACGGTTGGCGCGATCGTCGGCTATGGCGGGCTGGGCAATCTCATCTACAGCGGCATGGAGAGCTTCTTCAAGACCGAGGTGCTGACCGCCTCGGTGATCTGTGTGGTGCTGGCGGTGCTCGCCGATGTGCTGCTGCTGGGCGTACAGCGGCTGCTGACGCCCTGGGCCCGGGCCGGAAAGGCGGCCTGACCGATGGGGGCGATGGTGGACGCCTGGTCCTGGCTGACCACCGGTGCGCACTGGACCGGGACCGGCGGGATCGGGCAGCGGCTGGGCGAGCATGTCTTTCTGACGGTGGTGTGTCTGGCGGTCGCGTGCGCCATCGCGCTTCCCGTGGCGCTGTGGCTCGGCCATATCGGCCGGGGCGGCGCGCTGGCCATCAATATCTCCAACGCCGGGCGAGCGGTGCCCACTTTCGCGGTGCTGGTGCTGCTGACGCTCAGCCCGCTGGGCAGATACGCCCTCTGGCCCACGCTGATCGCGCTGATCCTCTTCGCGATTCCACCGCTGCTGACGAACGCGTATGTGGGGATGCGGGAGGCCGACCGCGATGTGGTGGAGGCGGCGCGCGGGATGGGGATGTCGGGTGGCCAGCTGTTGTGGCGGGTTGAACTCCCGCTGGCCTTCGCGCTGGTCATGACCGGTATCCGCGCTGCGGCGGTACAGGTGGTGGCGACGGCGACGCTGGCCGCCCTGCCCGGCGGCGGTGGGCTGGGCCGGATCATCACAGCAGGCTTCAACACCTACAACACGCCGCAGGTAGTGGCCGGTGCGGTGCTGGTCGCCGTGCTGGCACTGGCCGTCGAGGCGGCCTTGGTTCTGGCAGACCGGGCGCTGGATCCGATGCGGCGGCGCGCACGAGCGGTACGTGAGCCCGAGCCCGACACGGCTCCGGTGCCGGTGGGGGTGGCGTCATGAGAGACGTCAGGAGAGGAGTATCCGTGAAGAGGACCCGTATGCGCTGTGCGGCGGCGGTCACCGTAACGGTGCTGGCCGCAGGCCTGACCGCGTGTGGTGGTGAGAGCCTGGAGAAGGCGGGAGGGAGCGGCAAGGGCACCCTGGTGGTGGGGTCGGCCGGGTTCACCGAATCGGAGATCATGGCGCAGCTCTACGCCATGATGCTGTCCGACGCCGGTTATCAGACCAAGGTGCAGAAGCTCGCCAACCGTGAGCTGTATGAACCCGCCCTGGAGAAGGGCGAGATCGATGTCGTACCCGAATATGCCGCTACGCTCGCCGAATTCCTCAACGCCAAGGTGAACGGCGCGAAGGCCGCCGCCGAGAAGCCCGTCGCTTCCAGTGATGTCGACAAAACCGTTAAGTCGTTGACGAAACTCGCCCAGCCCCGGGGTCTCACGGTTCTGGCGGCCGGTGACGCCGTCGATCAGAACGCCTTCGCGGTGACCAAGGAATTCGCCAAGAAGTACGAGCTGGATACGCTGTCCGATGTCGGCGAGGCCAATCTGAAGATCAAGTTGGCGGCCGGGGACGAGTGCCCGGAGCGGCCC
This window harbors:
- a CDS encoding ABC transporter permease; translated protein: MTSKGCLSANDWVCGEYVRSRGEELADATVQHVGITAVSVLLGLLLAFPLALLARRWRVAAGPVLGMTTVLYTVPSLAMFALLMPVFGVSVSVVIGGLVLYSLTVLVRNILAGLEAVPAEAREAARGMGYGPGRLLFSVELPLAVPALMAGVRIATVSAVSLTTVGAIVGYGGLGNLIYSGMESFFKTEVLTASVICVVLAVLADVLLLGVQRLLTPWARAGKAA
- a CDS encoding ABC transporter permease, which codes for MGAMVDAWSWLTTGAHWTGTGGIGQRLGEHVFLTVVCLAVACAIALPVALWLGHIGRGGALAINISNAGRAVPTFAVLVLLTLSPLGRYALWPTLIALILFAIPPLLTNAYVGMREADRDVVEAARGMGMSGGQLLWRVELPLAFALVMTGIRAAAVQVVATATLAALPGGGGLGRIITAGFNTYNTPQVVAGAVLVAVLALAVEAALVLADRALDPMRRRARAVREPEPDTAPVPVGVAS
- a CDS encoding ABC transporter substrate-binding protein — its product is MRCAAAVTVTVLAAGLTACGGESLEKAGGSGKGTLVVGSAGFTESEIMAQLYAMMLSDAGYQTKVQKLANRELYEPALEKGEIDVVPEYAATLAEFLNAKVNGAKAAAEKPVASSDVDKTVKSLTKLAQPRGLTVLAAGDAVDQNAFAVTKEFAKKYELDTLSDVGEANLKIKLAAGDECPERPFCQPGLEKTYGIEVTEVDPKGVGTVPAKQSVKDGTNDMVLTTTTDATLDEFGLVLLADDKSLQNADNVLPVVNTRDAGDDEIAHALGKLTRVLTTKDLTELNRKVAAERQKAKDVAEEYLKSKGLLGD